One segment of Halostella litorea DNA contains the following:
- a CDS encoding tyrosine-type recombinase/integrase yields the protein MDPSQNDATPGVSAGNTPLADPLDDFLDYKAKTVDPESGDRSGAYAAQLERILPTWIDWMHEHTGTEYLEGIDERTLARYPKYLARRVKANDGDADGGITRGTAWTYFNAVRSYLAWCVAWRDLEDNPADSATVIDEMPDRPSRSSADQQFWSPAQRQTLLQYVDERAHEAIDEEGSDALAPVRDRALAYLIGYAGVRGAEVLSRSDDDRDGRNGATWADLDLENRTIDVFGKSQDDEQAPLTDKPLPALRRWHDVLDPASDDWPLFPTFHRPSLWGAVREDLRDRGHDEADVEEWLEPFDDPLEAIREFDSRPPALSTSGGRRLFKRLSDAAGVDTSEDSKDYLTLHGGRRGAGEMYFREADHSAAQRALRHADPATTSKMYSHIEASELSEIGSQVFGDE from the coding sequence ATGGACCCCAGCCAGAACGACGCTACTCCCGGGGTCAGCGCCGGGAACACACCACTCGCTGACCCACTAGACGACTTCCTCGACTACAAGGCGAAGACGGTCGACCCTGAGAGCGGCGACCGCTCCGGCGCGTACGCCGCCCAGCTCGAACGCATCCTCCCGACGTGGATCGACTGGATGCACGAGCATACTGGAACGGAGTACCTGGAGGGCATCGACGAACGCACGCTCGCCCGCTACCCGAAGTACCTTGCCCGGCGCGTGAAGGCGAACGACGGAGACGCCGACGGCGGAATCACCCGCGGGACCGCGTGGACATACTTCAACGCCGTCCGGTCGTATCTGGCGTGGTGTGTCGCATGGCGCGACCTCGAGGACAACCCCGCCGACTCGGCGACCGTAATCGACGAGATGCCCGACCGGCCGTCGCGCTCGTCGGCCGACCAGCAGTTCTGGAGTCCCGCGCAGCGACAGACGCTCCTGCAGTACGTCGACGAGCGGGCGCACGAAGCCATCGACGAGGAAGGAAGCGACGCTCTCGCCCCCGTTCGTGACCGCGCGCTCGCGTACCTCATCGGCTACGCCGGCGTCCGTGGGGCGGAGGTCCTGTCCCGCAGTGACGACGATCGCGACGGCCGCAACGGCGCGACGTGGGCTGACCTCGATCTGGAGAACCGGACGATCGACGTGTTCGGCAAGAGCCAGGACGACGAGCAGGCTCCGCTGACCGACAAGCCGCTCCCCGCGCTGCGGCGGTGGCACGACGTGCTCGACCCCGCGAGCGACGACTGGCCGCTGTTCCCGACGTTCCACCGGCCCTCACTGTGGGGTGCGGTCCGCGAGGACCTCCGCGACCGCGGCCACGACGAGGCCGACGTGGAGGAGTGGCTGGAACCGTTCGACGACCCGCTCGAAGCGATCCGGGAGTTCGACAGCCGGCCGCCGGCGCTGTCTACCTCCGGCGGCAGGCGGCTGTTCAAGCGGCTGAGCGATGCCGCGGGCGTCGACACCAGCGAGGACTCGAAGGACTACCTGACGCTGCACGGCGGCCGGCGTGGGGCCGGTGAGATGTACTTCCGGGAGGCCGATCATTCGGCGGCGCAGCGAGCCCTTCGGCACGCCGACCCGGCGACGACAAGCAAGATGTACAGCCACATCGAAGCGAGTGAGCTGTCCGAGATCGGGAGTCAGGTGTTCGGCGACGAGTGA
- a CDS encoding helix-hairpin-helix domain-containing protein: MTAQTTTDDWHDTLTDTLGLRDREASAVEVAYPSVDSLVDALREGADLSTVDGVGDQTRTRLMQWFQDEHHDAYRERLQNDEGICLTFTTDHGLDESALDDGKFYWAFVCPRCEATNPLVGNPAKFKNRPYKCETCAWVPLLEGEAIDAFRAEHYEPTEATA, translated from the coding sequence ATGACGGCGCAGACTACTACCGACGACTGGCACGACACGCTCACAGACACGCTCGGCCTGCGGGACCGCGAGGCCAGCGCCGTCGAAGTGGCCTATCCGTCGGTGGACAGCCTCGTCGACGCGCTCCGCGAGGGGGCCGACCTTAGCACCGTCGACGGCGTCGGCGATCAGACGCGGACGCGCCTCATGCAGTGGTTCCAAGACGAACACCACGACGCCTACCGCGAGCGCCTGCAGAACGACGAGGGGATCTGCCTGACGTTCACGACCGACCACGGTCTCGACGAGTCGGCGCTGGATGACGGGAAGTTCTACTGGGCGTTCGTCTGTCCGCGCTGTGAGGCGACGAACCCACTCGTCGGCAACCCGGCGAAGTTCAAGAACCGCCCCTACAAGTGCGAGACTTGTGCGTGGGTCCCGCTGCTGGAAGGCGAGGCGATCGACGCGTTCCGGGCCGAACACTACGAACCGACGGAGGCCACAGCATGA
- a CDS encoding beta clamp domain-containing protein, protein MTGEYPEVDGLTQHHLEAKVDQAELRRKLAAVKSIVERCRLQFTEDGLYINTAGDNDVASVETTIDAEYTTDFEACTVGVETGSLYRAATFTGAPTESVTVRLDREPDENSPLSFSCSNSIDWHRMVALDTLDVTPARPELPIRGEAATATVPVRQFKAGVGVADVAGGHPIRISIGSRVVSFCPDPPKGGRGLWPISDDVTIEGQALSRYAASYLRDMATALPPGGDVTLRLSDAYPMAVETGDGLRFVLAPYRPNGLEDTIQQKRAERNGEVEV, encoded by the coding sequence ATGACGGGCGAATACCCGGAGGTTGACGGGCTGACCCAGCACCACCTCGAAGCCAAAGTCGATCAGGCCGAACTCCGCCGCAAGCTCGCGGCGGTCAAGAGCATCGTCGAGCGGTGCCGACTGCAGTTCACCGAGGACGGCCTCTACATCAATACGGCCGGCGACAACGACGTGGCGAGCGTCGAGACGACGATCGACGCCGAGTACACGACCGACTTCGAGGCGTGTACCGTCGGCGTCGAGACCGGATCGCTGTACCGGGCCGCAACCTTCACCGGTGCGCCGACCGAGTCGGTGACGGTCCGCCTCGACCGCGAGCCCGACGAGAACTCGCCGCTGTCGTTCTCGTGTTCGAACTCCATCGACTGGCACCGGATGGTCGCGCTGGATACCCTCGACGTGACCCCTGCCCGTCCCGAACTCCCGATCCGAGGCGAGGCCGCGACCGCGACCGTCCCAGTCAGGCAGTTCAAGGCGGGCGTCGGTGTCGCCGACGTGGCTGGCGGGCACCCGATTCGGATCAGTATCGGCTCCCGGGTTGTCTCGTTCTGCCCGGATCCGCCGAAGGGCGGCCGGGGGTTGTGGCCGATCAGCGACGACGTGACGATCGAGGGGCAGGCGCTCTCGCGGTACGCCGCGTCGTACCTGCGAGACATGGCTACCGCGTTGCCGCCGGGCGGCGACGTGACGCTGCGGCTCTCTGACGCGTACCCGATGGCCGTCGAAACCGGCGACGGACTGCGGTTCGTACTCGCCCCGTACCGCCCTAACGGACTGGAGGACACGATCCAGCAGAAGCGAGCCGAGCGGAACGGCGAGGTCGAAGTATGA
- a CDS encoding ASCH domain-containing protein, with protein sequence MSLLFKPRHIEAIREGVKTATRRDWADGYHRPSEGDIRMAVTEMFTSDEECDCYIRVTDVYQEPLGEMDHEDAQKEGGYDMADFREAWERINGEWDPELVVDVVEFEYVGRERPNS encoded by the coding sequence ATGAGCCTGCTGTTCAAGCCCCGCCACATCGAGGCGATCCGGGAGGGGGTCAAGACCGCAACGCGACGAGACTGGGCCGACGGCTACCACCGGCCGTCTGAGGGCGATATCCGAATGGCGGTCACGGAGATGTTCACCAGCGACGAGGAGTGTGACTGCTACATCCGTGTCACCGACGTGTACCAGGAGCCGCTCGGCGAGATGGATCACGAGGACGCCCAGAAGGAAGGCGGCTACGACATGGCCGACTTCCGCGAAGCGTGGGAGCGGATCAACGGTGAGTGGGACCCGGAGCTCGTCGTCGACGTGGTCGAGTTCGAGTACGTCGGGCGAGAGCGGCCGAACTCATAG
- a CDS encoding minichromosome maintenance protein MCM, with protein MSQSGDDEELQKLATTHDMYDRLSATLDQQDIDADVSRCVVLQLAGSHDFEVDFGEGISGDIHLAIVSDAGANLSRYLTRVSELAPGSVHHLNGTNTTKAGAIGSVSGGDLTPGPLLDSETDFTIIEQFDSLGSKTQESFQQILDTGRYSFAKANYRETVSTSGSVLLAQNPKYGDFDQYESISKQIDLSPSVLHSVDLAITNRQQESNQVDTDEDELPLELAQQYLELAQSYTPVLTDESRDEISDFLTEYKKVVAEKELEYYPGTGRLTDTLIRFTVAHARLRLAERTTESDAVRSRQLLKDILLSLGVDFETGRFDADVVDTAAHEDKEKREELDKLKRVISELESEYDEGAPIDLVLDRGVEIGLGDYSKIEELVTHLKHQGEAYEPQTDYLRVT; from the coding sequence ATGTCTCAGAGTGGAGATGACGAAGAACTCCAAAAACTGGCCACAACACACGATATGTACGATCGGCTCTCGGCGACGCTTGACCAGCAAGACATAGATGCAGATGTCTCCCGTTGTGTAGTTCTCCAGCTAGCTGGTTCCCACGATTTTGAGGTTGATTTCGGTGAAGGAATATCTGGGGATATCCACTTAGCGATCGTCTCTGATGCAGGTGCAAACCTGTCTCGATATTTGACCCGGGTTTCAGAATTGGCCCCGGGCTCTGTTCATCACCTAAATGGGACGAACACTACCAAGGCAGGTGCTATTGGAAGCGTATCGGGGGGAGATCTCACACCTGGCCCTCTTTTAGACAGTGAGACAGACTTCACCATCATCGAGCAGTTCGATTCTCTTGGCTCAAAGACTCAAGAGTCGTTTCAACAGATCCTCGATACTGGCCGCTATTCATTTGCGAAGGCGAACTATCGTGAAACAGTCTCTACTTCAGGTTCAGTTTTGCTGGCTCAAAATCCCAAATATGGCGATTTTGACCAGTACGAGAGTATTTCCAAACAGATCGATCTATCCCCGTCTGTTCTCCATAGTGTTGATCTTGCTATCACGAACCGTCAACAGGAGAGCAATCAGGTGGACACAGACGAAGATGAGCTTCCACTGGAATTAGCCCAGCAGTACCTTGAACTCGCACAGTCGTATACGCCTGTGCTCACCGACGAATCCCGGGACGAGATTTCTGATTTTCTAACTGAATATAAGAAAGTGGTAGCTGAGAAAGAACTCGAGTATTACCCTGGGACGGGCCGTCTCACAGATACCTTGATCCGATTTACCGTTGCTCACGCCCGACTTCGACTCGCTGAAAGAACCACCGAGTCAGATGCAGTGAGATCGCGGCAGTTGCTCAAGGACATTCTTCTGTCGCTTGGAGTTGACTTTGAAACTGGGAGGTTTGACGCAGATGTTGTAGACACGGCAGCGCATGAAGATAAAGAAAAACGAGAAGAACTTGACAAACTAAAGCGTGTTATCAGCGAACTAGAATCAGAGTATGACGAGGGAGCCCCCATCGATTTAGTCTTAGACCGTGGTGTCGAAATCGGACTGGGAGACTATTCTAAAATCGAGGAGTTGGTTACTCATCTGAAACACCAAGGCGAAGCTTATGAACCGCAGACAGACTATTTGCGAGTAACATAG
- a CDS encoding DUF6884 domain-containing protein, producing the protein MTATHVPRPREHGLPSGDLAVSSHWVHGVRDVTTVPAADRDLYRLLMDILGDVWVPDLMPARLATACDDLVAVRDAVDNIDRGRADIGGVGWGMGYCKRVRDAIADYRDRDPLRLAAVGCSGSKFEDDDPMPAKDRYKGAYWVNKRRYYETCADDGRIISAEHAVLHPGTPIDYYEKTPDDLRGIPIDSDQRLPNGDAVTTLLDRWALDVHEQLAAWLHEAAGGIDPRDVDLEILLGTDYRDPLAARGVFDALRIPGALAVSFPFQEVEQAQGGLFEQIGWMSDAVEVVTDGGER; encoded by the coding sequence GTGACGGCCACGCACGTCCCGCGCCCTCGCGAGCACGGTCTCCCGAGCGGCGACCTCGCGGTGTCGAGTCACTGGGTGCATGGCGTCCGGGACGTGACGACGGTCCCCGCGGCGGACCGGGACCTGTACCGCCTGCTCATGGACATTCTCGGCGACGTGTGGGTCCCTGACCTGATGCCCGCCCGCCTCGCGACGGCCTGCGACGACCTCGTCGCCGTCCGTGACGCCGTCGACAACATCGACCGGGGCCGGGCCGACATCGGCGGCGTCGGCTGGGGGATGGGCTACTGCAAGCGCGTCCGCGACGCGATCGCCGACTACCGCGACCGCGACCCGCTCCGACTGGCGGCCGTCGGCTGTTCTGGGTCGAAGTTCGAGGACGACGACCCGATGCCGGCGAAGGATCGGTACAAGGGCGCGTACTGGGTCAACAAGCGCCGCTACTACGAGACGTGTGCCGACGACGGGCGGATCATCTCCGCGGAACACGCCGTCCTCCACCCCGGGACGCCGATCGACTACTACGAGAAGACGCCCGACGACCTGCGGGGCATCCCGATCGACTCGGACCAGCGGCTCCCGAACGGCGACGCCGTGACGACGTTACTCGACCGGTGGGCGCTTGACGTACACGAACAGCTCGCCGCGTGGCTCCACGAGGCCGCCGGCGGGATCGACCCGCGGGACGTGGACCTGGAGATCCTGCTCGGCACGGACTACCGCGACCCGCTGGCGGCCCGCGGCGTGTTCGACGCACTTCGGATCCCTGGCGCGTTGGCGGTGTCGTTCCCGTTTCAGGAGGTCGAGCAAGCGCAGGGCGGGCTGTTCGAGCAGATCGGCTGGATGAGCGACGCCGTCGAGGTCGTGACGGACGGTGGTGAGCGATGA
- a CDS encoding zinc finger domain-containing protein: MQSAEPTDEAIVTYDCPLGGQHAPPGDEVRIMFWDGGEFVVACVCGGEPLTEANSQPHPTRDHLVMIGANDPTPAEWLRLDAAADGWYALNPHTPREHGTGTYAQQRQQIRERARELADEAEPEPIDGNHDERDEAARGVVCPKCNANSGRKCQRPSGHRVRSSHSARIEAAVDDGVLTPQQEEADDTADATPGEQVALTGWSA; encoded by the coding sequence ATGCAGAGTGCGGAACCAACCGACGAGGCGATCGTGACGTATGACTGCCCGCTCGGTGGCCAGCACGCGCCCCCCGGCGACGAGGTTCGGATCATGTTCTGGGACGGCGGGGAGTTCGTCGTCGCCTGTGTCTGTGGCGGCGAACCGCTCACCGAGGCGAACAGTCAGCCCCACCCGACGCGGGACCACCTCGTCATGATCGGCGCGAACGACCCGACGCCGGCGGAGTGGCTTCGCCTCGATGCGGCCGCTGACGGCTGGTACGCACTCAATCCGCACACGCCCCGCGAACACGGCACCGGAACGTACGCCCAGCAACGTCAGCAGATCCGGGAGCGCGCCCGCGAACTGGCAGACGAGGCCGAACCGGAGCCGATAGATGGGAACCACGACGAGCGCGACGAGGCCGCCCGTGGGGTCGTCTGTCCGAAGTGCAACGCAAACTCCGGCCGCAAGTGCCAGCGCCCAAGCGGCCACCGCGTGCGGTCCTCCCACAGCGCCCGCATCGAGGCGGCCGTTGATGACGGCGTGCTCACCCCCCAGCAAGAGGAAGCTGACGACACCGCCGACGCGACGCCCGGTGAACAGGTAGCGCTCACGGGGTGGTCGGCGTGA
- a CDS encoding eL43 family ribosomal protein — MSLSFGAWVWEFVDDRDLTGYARERAEEELVNDETLRALWKAQYAADDRQGNLRTFDGDEPAAVGHLAEARRACNEAIGVLAERVVRDTLDAEVHGHSVDLRQSTRLDCPGCGESDVEAYHLGHADGVAGWVCGHCGATVEQDPETGAVTGVAESQA, encoded by the coding sequence ATGAGCCTGTCGTTCGGGGCGTGGGTCTGGGAGTTCGTCGACGACCGCGACCTCACCGGCTACGCCCGGGAACGCGCCGAGGAGGAGTTGGTCAACGACGAGACGCTCCGGGCGCTGTGGAAGGCGCAGTACGCGGCCGACGACCGGCAGGGGAACCTCCGGACGTTCGACGGTGACGAGCCGGCGGCGGTCGGCCACCTCGCCGAAGCGCGGCGGGCGTGCAACGAAGCGATCGGCGTGCTGGCCGAGCGGGTCGTCCGCGACACGCTCGACGCTGAGGTCCACGGCCACAGCGTCGACCTGCGACAGTCGACGCGGCTCGACTGTCCGGGCTGTGGGGAGAGCGACGTGGAGGCGTACCACCTCGGGCACGCTGACGGCGTTGCAGGCTGGGTGTGCGGCCACTGCGGCGCGACGGTCGAGCAGGACCCGGAGACGGGCGCGGTGACGGGCGTCGCCGAATCGCAGGCGTAG
- a CDS encoding MarR family transcriptional regulator → MATALHTVTVNEDHTPGDAEERVLRAFKHDVETFGESRMSPGLIRDRLEVVDDGATKQNVNYALRQLTAAGWVKKISDGLYEFVDDPREE, encoded by the coding sequence ATGGCTACGGCGCTACACACAGTGACAGTGAACGAAGATCACACCCCCGGTGACGCGGAGGAACGCGTATTACGGGCGTTCAAGCACGATGTCGAGACGTTTGGCGAGTCGCGCATGAGTCCCGGCCTGATTCGGGACCGGCTGGAGGTCGTGGATGACGGCGCGACGAAGCAAAACGTGAACTACGCCCTGCGACAGCTCACCGCCGCCGGCTGGGTCAAGAAGATTTCTGACGGGTTATACGAGTTCGTCGACGATCCCCGCGAAGAATAA
- a CDS encoding ParA family protein, which translates to MAKPAKLAVTNQKGGVGKTTVAINVAGALADRGREVLFVDLDPQGNATENLGMMEAYDEQPPSLFNVLTEPDKRDAITEITRTHPAMGIDVVPSNIDMTAAERELTLSRRGAEQLALALDGVDDAYDYILVDCPPNLGDLVDNALYATQNVLIPALAETTSKRAFELLHDHITMLEGDYQDEDLSIREVGVVTNRIDVRKKQAKEMVDWINEAYPDVPVWEIRERAAIQRSLDEGASLFEVEPECDQREAFESIAASLDEQFGMAEVEP; encoded by the coding sequence ATGGCAAAACCCGCAAAACTCGCTGTGACAAATCAGAAGGGCGGCGTCGGAAAGACGACCGTCGCCATCAACGTCGCCGGCGCGCTCGCAGACCGTGGCCGTGAGGTGCTGTTCGTCGACCTCGACCCACAGGGCAACGCGACGGAGAACCTCGGCATGATGGAGGCCTATGACGAGCAACCGCCGTCGCTGTTCAACGTCCTCACCGAACCCGACAAGCGCGACGCAATCACGGAGATCACGCGGACGCACCCAGCAATGGGCATCGACGTGGTCCCGTCGAACATCGACATGACGGCGGCCGAGCGGGAACTGACGCTGTCCCGCCGTGGGGCAGAGCAGCTCGCGCTCGCACTCGACGGCGTCGACGACGCGTACGATTACATCCTCGTCGACTGTCCGCCGAACCTCGGCGACCTCGTTGACAACGCGCTGTACGCGACGCAGAACGTTCTCATCCCCGCACTGGCCGAGACGACGAGTAAGCGCGCGTTCGAGCTGCTCCACGACCACATCACGATGCTCGAAGGTGACTACCAGGACGAGGACCTGTCGATCCGTGAGGTCGGCGTCGTGACCAACCGGATCGACGTGCGGAAGAAACAGGCCAAAGAGATGGTCGACTGGATCAACGAGGCCTATCCCGATGTGCCCGTGTGGGAGATTCGGGAACGCGCGGCGATCCAGCGGTCGCTCGACGAGGGCGCGTCGCTGTTCGAGGTTGAGCCCGAGTGCGACCAGCGGGAGGCATTCGAGTCGATCGCCGCGTCGCTGGATGAACAGTTCGGCATGGCGGAGGTCGAACCATGA
- a CDS encoding helix-hairpin-helix domain-containing protein, with product MTHGSPDWLTVFILALAAASVLYDHLQSDPDPVEQAKRAYENGDITRQELERRLELHLDERNARIRAAVEQVNGVGPATSKAIAREFASIEAVANADRAELEAVPGVGEDRARAILEYLRA from the coding sequence ATGACCCACGGATCGCCGGACTGGCTGACGGTTTTCATACTCGCGCTCGCGGCCGCGAGCGTCCTGTACGACCACCTCCAGAGTGACCCCGACCCCGTCGAGCAGGCCAAACGGGCGTACGAGAACGGTGACATCACTCGCCAGGAACTGGAACGCCGGCTCGAACTGCATCTCGACGAGCGCAACGCTCGTATCCGGGCGGCCGTCGAGCAGGTCAACGGCGTCGGGCCGGCGACGAGCAAGGCGATCGCCCGGGAGTTCGCGTCGATCGAGGCGGTCGCGAACGCCGACCGGGCGGAGTTGGAGGCCGTGCCCGGCGTCGGCGAGGACCGGGCGCGGGCGATACTCGAGTATCTCCGGGCGTAG
- a CDS encoding GNAT family N-acetyltransferase, producing MAHKSAHRSVPQSWTIDRADGRDDAFYLAGLWHHYFGTGYSHNALPWPLHDAMGWDNDDNPLLDSCGVVARHRDVQIGGGIVSIMDHAEAVDELPDGRFDAGALAGDRNAYLCFGAVDPAWRGQGIGRALFERRLEWAERHGAGMVFAFGWERHAGRTSRPLFEAYDFVPIQQFPKHYAESRDACPDCGSWPSNDVACRCEMTLWARELPIETRTIDDFFTHS from the coding sequence ATGGCTCACAAGTCGGCACACAGATCAGTCCCTCAGTCGTGGACCATCGACCGCGCGGACGGCCGCGACGACGCGTTCTACCTCGCCGGCCTCTGGCATCACTACTTCGGGACCGGCTACTCCCACAACGCACTCCCGTGGCCGCTGCACGACGCGATGGGGTGGGACAACGACGACAACCCACTCCTCGACTCCTGCGGTGTCGTCGCCCGCCACCGGGACGTGCAGATCGGCGGCGGGATCGTGTCGATCATGGACCACGCCGAGGCTGTCGACGAACTGCCCGACGGCCGGTTCGACGCCGGTGCGCTCGCTGGCGACCGGAACGCGTACCTGTGCTTCGGGGCGGTCGACCCGGCGTGGCGCGGGCAGGGCATCGGCCGGGCGCTGTTCGAGCGCCGGCTCGAGTGGGCCGAACGCCACGGCGCGGGCATGGTGTTCGCGTTCGGCTGGGAACGGCATGCGGGGCGGACGAGTCGCCCGCTGTTCGAGGCCTACGACTTCGTGCCCATCCAGCAGTTCCCGAAGCACTACGCCGAGTCCCGCGACGCGTGTCCCGACTGCGGATCGTGGCCGAGCAACGACGTGGCCTGTCGCTGCGAGATGACGCTGTGGGCACGCGAGCTGCCGATTGAGACACGGACCATCGACGACTTCTTCACCCACTCATGA
- a CDS encoding helix-turn-helix transcriptional regulator, whose protein sequence is MSSTTPTSETDDSTTTSDDARTLPEHTEFQRDLLVAIADLGAPKGLAIKEYLEADYDELNHSRLYPNLDVLVERGFVAKREKDRRTNSYELTDRGRRVIRANEAWNRQRVGHLLEDEHE, encoded by the coding sequence ATGAGCAGTACCACACCGACTTCCGAGACCGACGACAGCACGACAACCAGCGACGACGCGCGAACGCTCCCCGAACACACAGAGTTCCAGCGGGATCTCCTCGTGGCGATCGCCGACCTCGGCGCGCCGAAGGGCCTGGCGATCAAGGAGTACCTCGAAGCTGATTACGATGAACTGAACCACTCGCGCTTGTATCCGAACCTCGACGTGCTCGTCGAGCGCGGATTCGTGGCCAAGCGTGAGAAGGACCGCCGGACCAACTCCTACGAGCTGACCGACCGCGGCCGGCGCGTGATCCGTGCGAACGAGGCGTGGAACCGCCAGCGTGTCGGACACCTGCTGGAGGACGAGCACGAATGA
- a CDS encoding HNH endonuclease: MTDSDQSSTSKPYRDEERLRELYHDRGLTTREIADELGCTNGTVSKYLNEFDIDTRPNWKAGVEAAREANRVEKVTLRTLPAGYEYWTSKEGEDRTGRIVYVHRLLAVAEHGFEAVADSDVHHSNHVPWDNRPENIELMDASDHGQYHSKEYWERRQSAENDQIEQTARTQATLTEFTA, translated from the coding sequence ATGACCGACTCAGACCAGTCGAGTACTTCGAAGCCGTACCGAGACGAGGAACGGCTTCGGGAACTCTACCACGACCGCGGTCTGACGACGAGGGAAATTGCGGACGAGTTGGGGTGTACGAACGGAACGGTGAGCAAGTACCTCAACGAGTTCGATATCGACACCCGGCCAAACTGGAAAGCCGGGGTCGAAGCTGCCCGAGAAGCAAACCGCGTCGAGAAAGTCACGCTCCGAACACTCCCGGCCGGCTACGAGTACTGGACGTCGAAAGAGGGCGAGGATCGGACTGGACGAATCGTCTACGTTCACCGGCTTCTAGCCGTTGCAGAGCACGGCTTTGAAGCGGTCGCTGATAGCGATGTCCATCACTCCAACCACGTTCCTTGGGATAACCGCCCCGAGAACATCGAACTGATGGATGCCTCGGACCATGGCCAGTACCACTCCAAGGAGTACTGGGAGCGCCGGCAATCGGCAGAAAACGACCAGATCGAACAGACGGCCCGAACGCAAGCGACTCTTACTGAATTCACAGCATGA
- a CDS encoding ribbon-helix-helix domain-containing protein, which produces MSTDQRRGSAATTDHTRITVRYDDPLVDRVEALVDEDVFPNRSEALRQLVARGLDAVEGANAGD; this is translated from the coding sequence ATGAGCACGGACCAGCGCCGCGGCAGCGCCGCGACGACCGATCACACGCGCATCACGGTCCGCTACGACGACCCGCTGGTCGACCGCGTCGAGGCGCTGGTCGACGAGGACGTGTTCCCGAACCGCTCGGAGGCGCTGCGCCAGCTCGTCGCACGGGGGCTCGACGCCGTGGAGGGTGCCAATGCTGGGGACTGA
- a CDS encoding DUF7344 domain-containing protein has protein sequence MTTVAAICDALRAPRRQHTVRILDVAEPLPVADLASRVAEREVGPVHEPSPDERRDVYVDLVHRHLPKLHAAALLTCDDRRLYATARTTDAIRLLNVATALFGDRPRRTER, from the coding sequence ATGACGACTGTCGCCGCGATCTGCGACGCACTCCGCGCGCCGCGCCGACAACACACCGTTCGAATCCTCGACGTTGCCGAGCCGCTCCCGGTTGCGGACCTGGCGTCGCGGGTCGCCGAGCGGGAGGTCGGCCCGGTCCACGAGCCCTCGCCCGACGAGCGTCGCGACGTCTACGTCGACCTCGTGCATCGCCACCTCCCCAAACTCCACGCCGCCGCCCTGCTGACCTGCGACGACCGGCGGCTCTACGCGACCGCCCGGACCACGGACGCGATCCGCCTGCTCAACGTCGCGACGGCGCTGTTCGGCGACCGACCACGGAGGACCGAGCGATGA